From a single Oncorhynchus tshawytscha isolate Ot180627B linkage group LG29, Otsh_v2.0, whole genome shotgun sequence genomic region:
- the maf1b gene encoding repressor of RNA polymerase III transcription MAF1 homolog isoform X2 encodes MKLLENSSFEALSSQLCVETGESRILGRIESYSCKMAGDDKHMFKQFCQEGEPHVLEALSPPQSSATSPPQLGKSSENSLSDKCCRKTLFYLITTLNESFRPDYDFSAARGHEFSREPSLNWVTNAVNGSLYSSVGVEFNSLGPELWNFIDQEISLQECDIYSYNPDLDSDPFGEEGSLWSFNYFFYNKRLKRIVFFTCRSVSVLSGYGRGCLDNELDMELNDDEEEIEGFTEDRFPKALCV; translated from the exons ATGAAACTGTTAGAAAACAGCAGTTTTGAAGCTCTGAGCTCTCAACTCTGTGTTGAAACGGGAGAGTCTCGCATCCTTGGAAG gATCGAGAGCTACTCCTGCAAGATGGCTGGTGATGACAAGCACATGTTTAAGCAGTTCTGCCAGGAAGGGGAACCACATGTCCTAGAGGCTCTCTCGCCCCCCCAGTCCAGCGCCACGAGCCCACCCCA ACTAGGGAAGAGCAGTGAGAACTCTCTGAGTGACAAGTGTTGCAGGAAGACATTGTTCTACCTCATCACCACGCTCAACGAGTCATTCAGGCCCGACTACGACTTCAGTGCAGCTCGGGGCCACGAGTTCAGCCGGGAGCCCAGCCTCAACTGG GTGACGAATGCAGTCAACGGCAGCCTGTACTCATCAGTTGGAGTGGAGTTCAACTCCCTGGGGCCAGAGCTGTGGAACTTCATCGACCAGGAAATTAGCCTGCAGGAATGTGacatatacag CTACAACCCTGACCTGGACTCAGACCCCTTTGGGGAGGAAGGCAGCCTCTGGTCCTTCAATTACTTCTTCTACAACAAGAGGCTGAAGAGGATTGTATTTTTCACCTGTCGCTCCGTCAG TGTCCTGAGTGGGTACGGCCGCGGTTGTCTTGACAATGAGTTGGACATGGAGCTgaatgatgatgaggaggagatagagggattCACCGAGGACAG GTTCCCCAAAGCTCTCTGTGTCTAA
- the maf1b gene encoding repressor of RNA polymerase III transcription MAF1 homolog isoform X1 — translation MIGADPILQAVWVQAAMKLLENSSFEALSSQLCVETGESRILGRIESYSCKMAGDDKHMFKQFCQEGEPHVLEALSPPQSSATSPPQLGKSSENSLSDKCCRKTLFYLITTLNESFRPDYDFSAARGHEFSREPSLNWVTNAVNGSLYSSVGVEFNSLGPELWNFIDQEISLQECDIYSYNPDLDSDPFGEEGSLWSFNYFFYNKRLKRIVFFTCRSVSVLSGYGRGCLDNELDMELNDDEEEIEGFTEDRFPKALCV, via the exons ATGATCGGAGCTGACCCTATACTACAAGCTGTGTGGGTTCAG GCAGCAATGAAACTGTTAGAAAACAGCAGTTTTGAAGCTCTGAGCTCTCAACTCTGTGTTGAAACGGGAGAGTCTCGCATCCTTGGAAG gATCGAGAGCTACTCCTGCAAGATGGCTGGTGATGACAAGCACATGTTTAAGCAGTTCTGCCAGGAAGGGGAACCACATGTCCTAGAGGCTCTCTCGCCCCCCCAGTCCAGCGCCACGAGCCCACCCCA ACTAGGGAAGAGCAGTGAGAACTCTCTGAGTGACAAGTGTTGCAGGAAGACATTGTTCTACCTCATCACCACGCTCAACGAGTCATTCAGGCCCGACTACGACTTCAGTGCAGCTCGGGGCCACGAGTTCAGCCGGGAGCCCAGCCTCAACTGG GTGACGAATGCAGTCAACGGCAGCCTGTACTCATCAGTTGGAGTGGAGTTCAACTCCCTGGGGCCAGAGCTGTGGAACTTCATCGACCAGGAAATTAGCCTGCAGGAATGTGacatatacag CTACAACCCTGACCTGGACTCAGACCCCTTTGGGGAGGAAGGCAGCCTCTGGTCCTTCAATTACTTCTTCTACAACAAGAGGCTGAAGAGGATTGTATTTTTCACCTGTCGCTCCGTCAG TGTCCTGAGTGGGTACGGCCGCGGTTGTCTTGACAATGAGTTGGACATGGAGCTgaatgatgatgaggaggagatagagggattCACCGAGGACAG GTTCCCCAAAGCTCTCTGTGTCTAA